In Paenibacillus kyungheensis, the following are encoded in one genomic region:
- a CDS encoding NADP-dependent oxidoreductase translates to MSKDTMKAIRLHEFGGPEVLHYEEAPIPQLKSGEVLVRVHAVGINPPDWYLREGYKDLPPDWQPQVAFPLILGSDISGVVEAVAIDVDHFSVGDEVFGMVRFPSVGESAAYAEYVAAPASDLALKPAGIDHIHAAGVPMAALTAWQFLVDLGHDEANPFQSYSHHPVPLKGKKVLINGAAGGVGHLALQLAKWKGAHVIAVASTRHESFLRELGADEFIDYTKNKPEYSVHDIDLVLDTLGGPTTGRFLRTIQRGGALFPVFLGFSDEEEATNLGITVSTTQVRSNGSQLAELGQLLNSGKVQVAIDSTFALADARQAHERATSGHIQGKIILTVL, encoded by the coding sequence ATGTCTAAAGATACAATGAAAGCTATTCGTTTGCATGAATTTGGCGGTCCCGAAGTATTACATTATGAGGAAGCACCAATTCCACAGTTAAAATCAGGTGAAGTACTTGTGCGTGTTCATGCTGTTGGTATCAATCCTCCCGATTGGTATCTGCGTGAAGGTTATAAAGATCTTCCGCCTGATTGGCAACCACAAGTAGCTTTTCCACTTATTCTAGGATCGGATATATCAGGTGTTGTGGAAGCAGTAGCTATAGATGTAGACCATTTCTCTGTCGGTGATGAAGTTTTTGGTATGGTTCGCTTTCCAAGCGTAGGGGAAAGTGCAGCTTACGCAGAATATGTTGCTGCACCAGCTTCCGATCTAGCACTCAAACCAGCCGGTATTGATCATATACATGCTGCTGGCGTACCTATGGCTGCTCTTACTGCTTGGCAATTTTTAGTGGATTTAGGGCATGATGAAGCCAACCCATTTCAATCTTATTCCCATCATCCGGTGCCGCTTAAAGGTAAGAAAGTACTTATCAATGGGGCTGCAGGCGGTGTAGGGCATTTAGCATTACAATTAGCGAAATGGAAAGGCGCACACGTTATCGCAGTAGCATCTACTAGACATGAATCGTTTCTTCGTGAACTTGGAGCAGATGAATTTATAGACTATACCAAAAATAAACCTGAATACAGTGTCCACGACATTGATCTTGTTCTGGATACGCTCGGTGGTCCTACAACGGGTCGCTTTTTACGTACAATTCAACGTGGAGGTGCTTTGTTCCCCGTCTTTTTGGGCTTCTCTGATGAAGAGGAAGCTACAAATCTAGGCATCACAGTATCAACGACTCAGGTACGTTCGAACGGCTCACAACTAGCAGAGCTAGGGCAATTACTGAATAGCGGAAAAGTTCAGGTGGCTATCGACAGTACGTTTGCACTTGCAGATGCTCGTCAAGCTCATGAAAGAGCTACCAGCGGACATATTCAAGGCAAGATTATATTAACAGTGCTGTAA
- a CDS encoding TetR/AcrR family transcriptional regulator, whose protein sequence is MRVDAKKNYDHILAVADTVITQNGADASLRDIARKAEVGLGTLYRHFPTREALLEALLRTQFDELTTKASELEKANSAEDALVSWLHDVFICTGIYQGVVSVMIAAMEDTESALHASCVTLRASGGRLLQRAQAEGLARVDIDGEDLFSLVAALAWLGDQPSSASRAERLFNMMIGTILIS, encoded by the coding sequence ATGCGCGTCGATGCCAAAAAAAATTATGATCATATACTAGCAGTTGCCGATACGGTCATCACTCAAAATGGAGCCGACGCTTCACTACGTGATATCGCTCGTAAAGCAGAAGTTGGACTGGGCACGTTATACCGTCATTTCCCTACTAGAGAAGCACTACTTGAAGCATTGCTACGTACGCAATTTGATGAGTTAACTACAAAGGCATCTGAGCTTGAAAAAGCGAATTCTGCCGAGGATGCCCTTGTATCGTGGTTACATGATGTCTTTATATGTACAGGCATTTATCAAGGAGTTGTATCTGTGATGATTGCAGCTATGGAAGATACAGAGTCTGCACTTCATGCTTCATGCGTCACATTACGGGCATCTGGAGGAAGACTTCTTCAACGTGCTCAAGCAGAAGGTTTGGCTCGTGTTGATATAGATGGTGAAGATTTATTTTCTTTGGTTGCTGCGTTAGCATGGCTTGGCGATCAGCCTTCATCTGCATCACGAGCTGAACGCCTTTTTAATATGATGATAGGTACAATTTTAATATCTTAA
- a CDS encoding glycerol dehydrogenase — protein MADFVRSVTSPRKFITGQHLLSKLNDYTRGYGDHAYVICDEFILERAQTEAEPTFTAANHKAHFEKFEYECTKEEVMRHRELVKQSGANVIVGIGGGKTLDTAKATAYYEQLPVVIFPTIASTDAPCTALAVIYKKDGSFDEYLFLPNNPDTVLADMGILAGAPVRFFAAGVGDALATYFEARACYASNGDNLALMKPTATGLGLAKLCYEMLLDNAVSATKAVQQKVVTKAVENTIEATIYLSGVGAESGGLAAAHAIHNGMTAVPSIHRAQHGEKVTFGLLAQLVLENSPKEELETVVNLIKAVGLPLTLEDLGMTEFVEAEWRQVAESACAPDDTMGHMPFPVTPDDVYNAIVAANAIAHTYK, from the coding sequence ATGGCAGATTTCGTCAGATCCGTAACTTCACCTAGAAAATTTATTACAGGTCAGCATTTATTATCTAAATTAAATGATTATACGCGTGGTTATGGTGATCATGCTTATGTTATTTGTGATGAATTTATATTAGAACGTGCACAAACAGAAGCTGAACCTACATTTACAGCAGCTAATCATAAAGCACATTTTGAGAAATTTGAATATGAATGTACCAAAGAAGAAGTAATGCGTCACCGCGAATTGGTCAAACAATCTGGCGCTAACGTTATTGTCGGAATTGGTGGCGGTAAAACACTAGATACAGCGAAAGCGACTGCTTACTATGAGCAGCTTCCTGTAGTTATTTTCCCAACGATTGCGTCTACCGATGCACCTTGTACAGCACTTGCTGTTATTTATAAAAAAGATGGTTCTTTCGATGAATATTTATTCTTACCTAATAACCCGGATACGGTGCTTGCCGATATGGGTATTCTTGCAGGCGCACCTGTTCGTTTCTTCGCTGCGGGTGTCGGTGATGCGTTAGCGACTTATTTTGAAGCTCGTGCGTGTTATGCTTCTAATGGAGATAACTTAGCATTGATGAAACCAACAGCTACCGGACTTGGATTAGCTAAATTATGCTATGAAATGTTGCTTGATAATGCAGTCAGTGCAACTAAAGCTGTTCAACAAAAAGTAGTAACCAAAGCAGTCGAAAATACGATCGAAGCAACAATCTATTTGAGCGGTGTAGGTGCTGAATCTGGCGGACTTGCTGCTGCTCATGCGATTCATAACGGAATGACAGCTGTTCCTTCGATCCACCGTGCACAACATGGTGAAAAAGTAACATTCGGTTTGTTAGCACAATTGGTGTTAGAGAACTCGCCTAAAGAAGAGCTCGAAACAGTAGTCAACTTGATCAAAGCAGTAGGTCTTCCATTGACACTTGAAGATTTAGGTATGACTGAATTTGTAGAAGCTGAATGGCGCCAAGTGGCTGAAAGTGCTTGTGCACCAGACGATACGATGGGACATATGCCTTTCCCTGTAACTCCAGATGATGTCTACAATGCGATTGTAGCTGCTAATGCTATCGCTCATACGTACAAATAA
- a CDS encoding nucleotide-binding protein, producing MLESVSKPNLFIGSSKESIEIARAVNTQLSHYAQVTPWYAGAFPANEYTMESIEKQLDISDFAVFIFAPDDIIQHRGQLYFATRDNTLFEMGLFWGKLGRKRVFCILPEYIEPVVNKEELVQQYRLLSDLQGLTPLHYEHRTDSNWTAAVDIACGEISKYIQRSGKYINLQSELEHQKLQLQQKQKILHFLLIMNQESLQEEKREKFDDMCSALKVSFSIPLEYYVTGTAFWQAQDEGIKQIGGDVGQGFFYPYHVNEHKQAEEPRIAVVDAYKQQKWSYLKKSNRVAPTYMLCYPIGTQYVLTIHITGQISLKEQELWDILDANEELLDTIHYLIGGEWE from the coding sequence TTGTTAGAGTCTGTTAGCAAACCCAATTTGTTTATTGGTTCTTCTAAAGAATCTATTGAAATAGCAAGAGCAGTGAATACACAGTTAAGTCATTATGCTCAAGTGACGCCATGGTACGCAGGTGCTTTTCCTGCTAATGAGTATACAATGGAATCTATTGAAAAACAGTTAGATATCAGTGATTTTGCAGTTTTTATTTTTGCACCTGATGATATTATTCAGCATCGCGGACAGCTTTATTTTGCAACTCGTGATAATACATTGTTTGAAATGGGCTTATTTTGGGGGAAGTTAGGACGTAAAAGAGTATTTTGTATTCTTCCTGAATATATCGAACCTGTAGTTAACAAAGAAGAGTTAGTACAACAATATCGTTTGTTATCTGATCTACAAGGATTAACTCCATTACATTATGAACATCGTACAGATTCCAACTGGACAGCCGCTGTAGATATCGCTTGTGGTGAAATTAGTAAATACATTCAACGTTCTGGAAAGTATATTAATCTTCAATCAGAACTAGAACATCAAAAGTTGCAATTACAACAGAAGCAGAAAATTCTTCATTTCTTATTGATTATGAATCAAGAAAGTTTGCAAGAGGAGAAGCGAGAGAAATTTGACGATATGTGCAGTGCATTGAAAGTATCATTCTCTATTCCGTTAGAATACTATGTAACAGGAACTGCTTTTTGGCAAGCTCAAGATGAAGGGATAAAACAAATTGGTGGAGACGTAGGACAAGGCTTTTTTTATCCTTATCATGTTAATGAACATAAGCAAGCAGAAGAACCACGAATTGCTGTAGTAGACGCTTATAAACAACAAAAATGGTCTTATTTGAAAAAGAGCAATCGTGTTGCACCTACTTATATGCTATGTTATCCTATTGGAACTCAATATGTTTTGACAATTCATATTACAGGACAGATTAGTTTGAAAGAACAAGAATTATGGGATATTTTAGATGCTAATGAAGAGTTATTAGATACTATACATTATTTAATAGGAGGGGAATGGGAATGA
- a CDS encoding ester cyclase codes for MKKISLILTSILLMSALAACNSNSSTTNQPATTPTTENTGTGNPSATNPEATTPTEGSTSTDPASTESASAQNAKIVANKKVVASMYQDVFNGHQTDKIDMYLADDYKEHDPMIATGKEAFKTYIASFIKANPDYKVNVKGMIGQNDLVAVMNYPMANPDDPGQAAVDIFRVTDGKIVEHWNTVQPVTGASSMIQNLLPSASTSADVAATDKAVVASNAQFVSNFFNSFFVEHNTDAASGVVSESLVQHNVKMKDGIEPLVNNYLAQFRANPDSTATVVNMVAEGDLVLIQSQMKKNADDAGQSVVQIFRVENNEIAEMWMLSQDVPAKTVNENGMF; via the coding sequence ATGAAAAAAATCAGTTTAATCCTAACCAGTATTTTGTTAATGTCTGCTCTTGCAGCATGTAACAGTAATTCCAGTACGACAAATCAACCTGCAACCACGCCTACTACTGAAAATACAGGCACAGGTAATCCATCAGCTACCAATCCAGAAGCAACGACACCGACAGAAGGTAGTACTTCTACTGATCCGGCTAGCACAGAGTCAGCTTCTGCTCAAAATGCTAAAATCGTAGCAAACAAAAAAGTTGTTGCGAGTATGTATCAAGATGTATTCAATGGGCATCAGACCGATAAAATAGATATGTATCTTGCAGATGATTACAAAGAACATGATCCTATGATTGCTACAGGTAAAGAAGCGTTCAAAACGTATATCGCTTCCTTTATCAAAGCGAACCCTGATTACAAAGTCAATGTCAAAGGTATGATCGGTCAAAATGATCTAGTTGCTGTCATGAACTACCCAATGGCTAATCCAGATGATCCCGGTCAAGCGGCTGTAGACATTTTCCGTGTAACTGACGGTAAAATTGTAGAGCACTGGAATACGGTTCAACCGGTAACAGGTGCTTCTAGTATGATCCAAAACCTACTACCAAGTGCGTCTACTAGCGCAGATGTTGCTGCTACCGATAAAGCAGTCGTAGCTTCTAATGCTCAATTTGTAAGCAACTTCTTTAACAGCTTTTTTGTAGAGCATAATACGGACGCAGCTTCAGGCGTTGTGAGTGAATCATTGGTTCAACATAATGTGAAAATGAAAGACGGTATTGAACCATTAGTGAACAACTATCTTGCTCAATTCCGCGCTAACCCAGATAGCACTGCTACTGTAGTTAATATGGTTGCAGAAGGGGACCTTGTATTGATCCAAAGTCAGATGAAAAAGAACGCTGACGATGCCGGTCAATCTGTAGTCCAAATCTTCCGCGTAGAAAACAATGAAATTGCTGAAATGTGGATGCTTTCTCAAGACGTCCCTGCCAAAACAGTGAATGAAAATGGTATGTTTTAA
- a CDS encoding AraC family transcriptional regulator — MNLDHYIKLWNQASIQVMDVQHHVLTAKQLSLPYYVPENGFLYTVRGNALITINDNTYTTERFHIIHSGKESIFQIEVYDELLEYYLILYQPQLFTSNSSARSLLEHHSVLDTAYELKPHHPILLHDKIKQLHQAWTYVHPLQQLQVRTSFLQIVYDILEQLQTVGHQHKTTDLVSQAIRYIHEHYELPLTIDSLATILECSPRHLARLFRNSDIGQSPSDYLIQFRMQKASELLTQTELTLQDIAINVGYQDGYYFSRMFKKYMGLSPIRYRQQHRQNVQSLNMTSNMSDFSIVGLDGHRYSDNDSQNIIVSGGSLMMHNPIRRSAVLMLLLSFTLLLGACSAPASSTSQTASSKQSASEENATQSSTRTITHDLGSTEVPDQPKRIVVLEQGFTQTVAELQVKPVGVADDNKPERFPQDTLAYIEGYTSVGTRSEPNLEVIRTLEPDLIIADTSRHSNVYEELSAIAPTIVFKNDTANYSDIINSTQAIGEALGKVDETTAMLAEHQQQLDNVKQTINSNQSVLIIAADEEASNSFQVRTDQAFHTSFLQALGLNYALTDAEEVSQLMTTEQLLAIDPDQLLILINEDDPSVLAGQKDNLLWNQLKAVQTGKAHEVELAKWSRQRSIPALNHIMSEATTYFK; from the coding sequence ATGAATCTAGATCATTATATCAAGCTGTGGAATCAAGCTTCTATTCAAGTCATGGATGTTCAGCATCATGTACTGACAGCTAAGCAATTATCGCTACCATATTATGTACCGGAAAACGGATTTTTATATACTGTTCGTGGGAATGCGTTGATTACGATCAATGATAACACATACACAACAGAACGATTTCATATTATTCATAGTGGAAAAGAAAGTATCTTTCAAATTGAAGTATATGACGAGTTATTAGAATACTATCTGATATTATATCAACCACAATTATTCACCTCCAATTCATCTGCCCGCTCGTTATTAGAGCATCATTCGGTATTAGATACTGCTTATGAACTTAAACCACATCATCCTATTCTGTTGCACGATAAAATCAAACAATTGCACCAAGCATGGACATATGTTCATCCATTACAACAATTGCAAGTCCGTACTTCTTTTTTGCAAATCGTATATGACATTTTGGAACAGTTACAGACCGTAGGTCACCAGCACAAAACTACAGATCTTGTCTCGCAAGCTATTCGTTATATTCACGAGCATTATGAACTTCCGCTTACGATTGATTCGCTGGCTACTATATTAGAATGCAGTCCACGTCATTTAGCCCGATTATTCCGCAATAGTGATATTGGTCAAAGTCCATCGGATTATCTGATTCAGTTTCGCATGCAAAAAGCGAGTGAACTGCTGACTCAGACAGAGCTAACCTTACAAGATATTGCGATTAATGTGGGCTATCAAGATGGATATTATTTTAGTCGTATGTTCAAAAAGTATATGGGCTTGTCTCCGATACGATATCGTCAACAACATCGCCAGAACGTACAAAGTCTCAATATGACATCCAACATGTCCGATTTCTCTATTGTTGGGTTAGATGGACACCGCTATAGTGATAATGATTCTCAAAACATTATAGTAAGTGGAGGTTCTTTAATGATGCATAATCCGATAAGACGTTCAGCAGTGTTGATGCTGCTTCTGAGTTTTACTCTTTTACTAGGTGCTTGTTCAGCTCCCGCTTCTTCAACAAGTCAGACCGCTTCAAGTAAACAAAGTGCAAGTGAAGAAAATGCGACGCAAAGCTCTACACGCACGATCACTCATGATCTTGGCAGTACTGAAGTGCCTGATCAACCGAAGCGTATTGTTGTATTAGAGCAAGGATTTACCCAGACTGTGGCAGAACTACAAGTCAAACCTGTCGGTGTAGCAGATGATAATAAACCTGAACGGTTCCCGCAAGACACGCTAGCTTATATTGAAGGATATACATCTGTAGGTACACGCTCGGAACCGAATTTGGAAGTGATACGTACCCTTGAGCCGGACCTGATTATTGCAGATACAAGTCGTCATAGCAATGTATATGAAGAATTATCAGCGATTGCACCTACAATTGTTTTCAAAAATGATACAGCAAATTACTCTGATATTATAAATTCTACTCAGGCGATCGGTGAAGCTTTGGGCAAAGTAGATGAGACAACAGCGATGCTAGCAGAACATCAACAACAATTGGACAATGTAAAGCAAACGATTAACAGCAATCAATCTGTGCTTATTATTGCGGCTGATGAAGAAGCAAGCAATTCGTTCCAAGTACGGACAGATCAAGCATTTCATACTTCATTTCTTCAAGCGTTAGGTCTGAATTATGCTTTGACCGATGCAGAAGAAGTAAGTCAACTAATGACTACAGAACAATTATTAGCGATCGATCCTGATCAACTACTCATTTTGATTAATGAAGATGATCCCTCTGTATTAGCAGGGCAAAAAGACAATCTACTCTGGAATCAATTAAAAGCTGTGCAAACAGGCAAAGCGCATGAAGTTGAATTAGCCAAATGGTCCAGACAACGCAGTATCCCGGCATTGAACCATATTATGAGTGAAGCGACTACTTATTTTAAATGA
- a CDS encoding FecCD family ABC transporter permease, whose protein sequence is MITLLMLSLMIGSSWISLPTVIDYVFHYSTTVKEHIILHILRIPRAIAVILIGANLSIAGCIMQALTRNPLASPSIFGINAGASFMIVLCTIVLPAVNGWILAGAGFAGGLLTVMIVLIMSVAIRGGKVEVRMALIGVVIQALLSSFTQGLLIFNEESASKILFWLAGSAAGVKWDELRLLAIVSIIGLIMAIGLSRSLSLISLGEDIARGLGQKIWTVRVVGSVIVILLAGISVSVVGPIGFVGLIVPHITRYLIGTDYRLLIPFAGVFGAILLTLADIGSRFVHFPAETPVGIITALIGAPYFVYLARRQSRSSL, encoded by the coding sequence TTGATCACGTTGTTGATGCTCTCGCTAATGATAGGTTCGTCCTGGATTTCTTTACCGACAGTGATCGATTATGTATTTCATTATTCTACGACAGTCAAAGAACATATTATTTTGCATATTTTACGAATACCGCGCGCAATAGCGGTGATACTAATTGGTGCTAATCTCAGTATTGCTGGCTGTATTATGCAAGCTTTGACCCGTAATCCATTAGCTTCTCCTAGTATATTTGGAATTAATGCAGGCGCTTCTTTTATGATCGTCTTGTGTACGATTGTTTTACCTGCTGTCAATGGATGGATTCTAGCAGGAGCAGGTTTTGCAGGTGGATTGCTAACAGTGATGATTGTATTAATAATGAGTGTTGCGATTCGCGGAGGCAAAGTTGAAGTCCGTATGGCATTAATCGGTGTGGTTATTCAAGCATTACTATCTTCGTTTACACAGGGATTGTTAATCTTTAATGAAGAATCGGCTAGCAAAATATTGTTCTGGCTTGCCGGATCAGCAGCAGGAGTCAAATGGGACGAACTCAGATTATTAGCGATCGTAAGCATTATTGGCTTGATCATGGCTATAGGTCTTAGCCGTTCGTTATCTCTGATTAGTCTAGGTGAAGATATCGCACGCGGACTCGGTCAGAAAATATGGACAGTACGTGTGGTTGGTAGTGTGATCGTTATTTTGTTAGCAGGCATATCGGTTTCTGTTGTTGGACCGATTGGGTTTGTCGGATTAATCGTACCGCATATTACACGTTATCTTATCGGAACAGATTATCGATTGTTGATTCCTTTTGCCGGAGTGTTTGGAGCTATTTTATTAACGCTTGCAGATATCGGTTCTCGGTTTGTACATTTTCCAGCAGAGACGCCTGTAGGGATCATAACAGCTCTAATTGGTGCGCCTTATTTTGTGTATTTAGCTAGACGGCAGAGCAGGAGTTCATTATGA
- a CDS encoding FecCD family ABC transporter permease: MIHSIGKKRNGMIMIGLIVTTFVLIMISIQVGAVDISWQDIGRAFTQYGDADLAYIIFHYRLPRIILAILVGSGLAVSGLVAQSILRNPLAAPDTLGISAGAALGAVCTLLLLPVDIQSTWLTSLTAFVGGALGAFCVYLLSYRNGVDPLRLALVGIAVSACGSTLVQLLITQSSANTNTVLLWLNGSLWGRNWEQVIQLALIILIIVPIVWILAKSIDIFGLSEESSKGLGLRIEWMRAILLLLTVILASGSVAVVGMVGFVGLVSPHIARRLVSGGHRYFVPVAALVGAIMMLLADVIGRVLAPPLEFPVGLVTSVIGAPYFLFLLWREYKSKNRTG, translated from the coding sequence ATGATTCATTCTATCGGGAAAAAGCGGAATGGTATGATCATGATCGGGCTTATTGTGACTACTTTTGTTTTGATTATGATAAGTATTCAAGTAGGTGCTGTCGATATAAGCTGGCAAGATATCGGCAGAGCATTTACACAGTATGGAGATGCTGATCTAGCCTATATTATTTTTCATTATCGATTGCCTCGCATTATACTGGCGATCTTAGTAGGTAGCGGGCTTGCAGTGTCTGGTCTGGTGGCACAAAGCATTTTGCGTAATCCTTTAGCCGCTCCTGATACACTAGGAATTTCCGCAGGAGCTGCTTTAGGAGCGGTCTGTACTTTACTTCTTTTGCCTGTAGATATACAGAGTACATGGCTGACATCGCTAACAGCTTTTGTCGGTGGAGCTCTCGGGGCTTTTTGTGTATATCTATTATCTTATCGAAATGGAGTCGATCCTCTTCGGCTGGCATTGGTCGGAATTGCGGTGAGTGCTTGTGGAAGCACACTGGTACAATTACTGATTACACAATCGTCTGCGAATACGAATACCGTTCTTTTATGGTTAAATGGTTCGTTATGGGGACGTAATTGGGAGCAGGTGATACAATTAGCACTTATTATTCTGATTATTGTACCTATTGTCTGGATATTAGCAAAATCTATTGATATTTTCGGATTAAGCGAAGAATCTTCCAAAGGGTTAGGATTACGCATAGAGTGGATGCGTGCTATATTGCTGTTACTGACAGTGATATTAGCCAGTGGTTCGGTAGCGGTTGTAGGTATGGTAGGCTTTGTAGGTCTGGTGAGCCCTCATATTGCAAGGCGCTTGGTATCTGGTGGTCATCGTTATTTTGTGCCAGTAGCAGCACTGGTAGGGGCGATCATGATGTTACTAGCAGATGTGATTGGACGTGTTCTGGCGCCACCTCTGGAGTTCCCTGTAGGCTTGGTTACTTCGGTCATTGGAGCACCGTATTTTTTATTTTTATTATGGCGTGAGTACAAAAGCAAAAACCGTACAGGATGA
- a CDS encoding MBL fold metallo-hydrolase: MKIISKNNLHQLIFLPRIFPVNCYIVEEESSVTLIDAALPNSYKGIQHAISQIGKPLGAIVLTHIHDDHVGSLDTLHQLYPDVPVYVSQRDARLMIGDMSLDADEPQTKIKGSVPKRLQTRPSVLLHEGDRIGSLQVIATPGHTPGSISLWDTRDQSLIAGDALQTRGGIAVAGSVRLTFPFPALATWSKERSLQSARKLVALQPSLLAVGHGAMITDPYQAMQDAIQHAEQRLPSSLSIKQSL, translated from the coding sequence ATGAAAATAATTAGCAAGAACAACTTACATCAACTTATTTTTTTACCACGCATATTTCCCGTAAATTGTTATATCGTCGAAGAAGAGTCCAGTGTGACTTTAATTGATGCAGCATTGCCAAATAGTTATAAAGGTATTCAGCACGCGATTTCTCAGATCGGCAAACCGTTAGGCGCTATCGTTCTAACTCATATCCATGATGACCATGTCGGTTCATTAGATACATTACATCAGCTTTATCCTGATGTACCTGTCTATGTATCACAGCGAGATGCACGCTTAATGATTGGTGATATGAGCTTGGATGCAGATGAACCTCAGACTAAGATCAAAGGCAGTGTTCCCAAGCGTCTACAAACTCGCCCTTCTGTTTTGCTCCATGAAGGGGATCGAATAGGTTCTCTTCAAGTCATCGCCACACCGGGTCATACGCCAGGCTCTATTTCGCTGTGGGACACTAGAGATCAATCTTTAATCGCTGGTGATGCTTTGCAGACTAGAGGTGGGATTGCTGTGGCAGGTTCAGTACGTCTGACATTCCCTTTCCCTGCTCTGGCGACATGGAGCAAAGAACGATCTCTACAAAGTGCTCGCAAATTAGTAGCATTACAACCAAGTTTACTTGCTGTAGGTCATGGTGCGATGATCACCGATCCGTATCAAGCTATGCAAGATGCTATTCAGCATGCAGAACAACGTTTGCCTTCTTCCTTATCAATCAAACAATCGCTGTAA
- a CDS encoding TetR/AcrR family transcriptional regulator has translation MPPRTGLSLHSILQAATELADERGWNEVTLTILAQKLGVRSPSLYNHVNGLPGLRREMALTGLDQLKDALMRAAVGRSEDKAIREMSRAYLEFARAHPGLYEATFYTSDIDDAEINDSKHQMLELFMQVLNGFDLNEEALIHAIRGLRSVLHGFSSLERIGGFGLNVDINQSFELIINTFLQGLHTVESNHK, from the coding sequence TTGCCACCTCGCACCGGGCTTAGTCTTCATTCTATTTTGCAAGCAGCTACAGAACTAGCAGATGAACGTGGATGGAATGAAGTGACACTTACGATATTAGCTCAGAAGCTAGGGGTTCGTTCGCCTTCTTTGTATAATCATGTGAACGGATTACCGGGATTACGTCGTGAAATGGCATTAACAGGATTGGATCAACTCAAAGACGCATTGATGCGGGCTGCGGTAGGACGATCCGAAGATAAAGCGATACGTGAAATGTCGCGCGCTTATCTTGAATTTGCTCGTGCTCATCCAGGATTATATGAAGCTACGTTCTATACATCAGATATAGATGATGCAGAGATCAATGATAGCAAACATCAAATGCTGGAACTATTTATGCAAGTATTAAACGGATTTGATTTGAATGAAGAAGCCTTGATTCATGCGATACGTGGACTACGCAGTGTTTTGCATGGCTTTAGTTCACTAGAACGTATCGGTGGATTTGGCTTGAATGTCGATATAAATCAAAGTTTTGAATTGATTATTAATACTTTTCTGCAAGGTCTGCATACGGTAGAGTCCAATCATAAATAA
- a CDS encoding DUF1129 family protein — MSSIRQMVKNINVVRDQLKPENLDYYDDVIVHVRDARIDREAGEELLLEMGHHLLEAQKKGKTAKQLFGKESIEYGNILIRNLPEKKQLSKPMYYLMIPWVALTWVFLIQALMGLFKISISDSGIVGQINVATLIIVAVGSIALVEMLTRFTDQPVEQSDATKPGMQINARAILTYLVILVLIFGVGIFLREVMPVITIAPWVSLLLFVIGVVGQKFIFMRK; from the coding sequence ATGAGCTCAATACGCCAAATGGTTAAAAATATTAACGTCGTACGGGATCAATTAAAACCAGAAAATTTGGATTATTATGATGATGTTATTGTACATGTACGGGATGCACGAATTGATCGTGAAGCAGGCGAAGAATTGCTTTTAGAAATGGGTCATCATTTGCTAGAAGCGCAGAAAAAAGGTAAAACTGCCAAACAGTTATTCGGTAAAGAATCGATAGAGTACGGCAATATATTAATTCGTAATTTACCGGAAAAGAAACAATTGAGCAAGCCGATGTATTACTTGATGATTCCGTGGGTAGCGTTAACATGGGTATTTCTTATTCAAGCATTAATGGGATTATTCAAAATCAGTATTAGCGATTCAGGCATTGTCGGGCAGATCAATGTAGCGACTCTGATTATTGTAGCTGTAGGTTCGATTGCTCTGGTTGAGATGCTCACAAGATTTACCGATCAGCCTGTCGAACAAAGTGATGCGACAAAGCCAGGTATGCAAATCAATGCACGCGCTATCTTAACGTATCTGGTGATTTTGGTACTGATTTTTGGTGTGGGAATCTTTTTACGTGAAGTGATGCCTGTGATTACGATTGCTCCATGGGTAAGCTTGTTGTTATTTGTGATCGGTGTAGTCGGACAGAAATTTATTTTTATGCGCAAATAA